The genomic stretch tcacaggtgtgccttgtcagggttaattagtggaactTTCTCCCCTTATTAATGGgtttgggaccatcagttgtgttgtgcagaagtcagcttgatacacagccgacagccctattggacaactgttagaattcatattatggcaagaaccaatcacctaagtaaagagaaacgagtggccatcattactttaacaaatgaaagtCAGTCACtctggaaaattgcgaaaactttgaatgtgtccccaagtgctgtcgcaaaaaccatcaagcgctacaacgaaactggctcacatgaggaccgccccaggaaaggaagaccaagagtcacctctgctgctgaggataagttcatctgagtcaccagccacagaaatcgcaagttaaaaACAGCTCAGATTAAAGACctgatgaatgccacacagagttctagcagcagacacatctctaggacaactgttaagaggagactgcgcaaatcatgccttcatggtcaagtaggaGGAGGAAATGTGATGGTATGGGGgttgctttgctggtgacactgttggggatttcttcaaaattgaaggcatactgaatcagcatggctaccacagcatcctgcagcgacatgcctgTTCatggtttgcgtttagttggaccatcatttatttttcaacaggacaatgacgccaaacacacctccaggctgtgtaagggctatttgaccaagaaggagagtgatggagtgctgcgccagatgacctccacagtcaccggacctgaacccaatcaagatggtttgaggtgagctggaccgcagagtgaagacaaaagggccaacaagtgctaagcatcgctgggaactccttcaaaactgttggaaaaccctttcaggtgactacctcttgaagctcatcaagagaatgccaagagtgtgcaaagcagtaatcagagcaaagtgtggctactttgaagaaactagaatatgagacatgttttcagttatttcaattcaattcaattttatttatagtatcaaatcataacagagttatctcgagacactttacaaatagagtaggtctagaccacactctataaattccaaaaccccaacaattacagtaattccctccagagcaagcattagcagtggctattgcgacagtggcaaggaaaaactctgttttaggaagaaacctcggcagacccagactcttggtaggcggtgtctgacggggccggttgggggtgtgatgaacagtggcaaataatagtcataatGAAGATAGTGGAACaatgacttcgaaggtcatcgtggaagttcatgtcatagcagggaatatcgtgtcatactgagtagtgcagtctcctataccggatcctgactactctgtgcatatgaacatcacagcagggcgttgcgggatgtaacgtggcgctgcagagcatgggtggatgcggcggacgcagcaggacgaggccgggaattgcagagcaTCGCAGCGCTATGCTCTGCGAAGAAgacacataaggactccggggagtaaactccccagagctaggttagtaacaagtatttctgggacaggatgcatacaaaaggaaacaagtagagatgagatgagagagcagctcagtgtgtcataggaaggaaggaacttccctggcagtctagaattataataagaggcaggttaaagagaggtgcctggtcgggctagaactctccccaaccggatcgggctgtactggcctgcctccctctactctcgctatatttttgattatataataaataaaactgatgactacgaagaggagcACTCCCTAACTacaagctttatcaaagaggagggttttcagtttactcttaaatgtggtgacggtgtctgcccctcgaacccaaagtgggagctggttccacaggagcggagcttggtagctgaaggccctggcccccagtctacttttagagactctaggaaccacaattagctttgcattctgggagcatagtgctctactaggacaataaggtactaagagctcttctaggtatgatggtgcttgaccatttagagctttgtaggtcaggaggaggattttaaattcgatcctagatttcacaggaagccaatgcagagaagctaatacaggagaaatatgatctcttctcttagttctcgtcagaacacgtgctgcagcattatggatcagctggagagttttaagggacttatttgagcaacctgatagtagaGAATagcagtagtctagtctagaagtaacaaatgcatggactagtttttcagcatcgttttgagacaggatattcctaattttggcaatgttataaagatggagaaaggctgttcttgaggtttgttttaagtgggcattgaaggatataCCCTGATcgaaaataactcccaaatttctgacagtcgTGCTgaaggccagggcaataccatccagagtagctatacctttagataatgaagttcggaggtgcgttggtcccatcacaataacttcagttttgttagagtttaacatcaggaaattgtgggtcatccaggattttatatctttaatacacacttgaagtttagctaactgaccacttttgtctggcttaattgacagatataattgggtgtcgtctgcgtaacagtgaaagttaattgagtgtttcctaataatattacctagaggaagcatatataaggaaaatagaattggtccaagcaattcattttaatgccaaccaagtgttccagtctgtaacaggatggtgtggtcaatagtgtcaaatgcagcactaagatctagtaaaacaagaagtcttttgtctgcagcagttagaaggttgttagtaattttcaccagtgccgtctctgtgcaatgattctttctaaatcctgattgaaagtcatcaaataaactattgctatgtagaaaagcACATGATCACacaactgattagcaactaccttctcaaggatcttggatagaaagggaaggttagatatagggctatagtttgctaagacctcaggatcgagggtgggttttttcagaagaggttttatcacagctattttaaatgactgtggtacataacctgttaataaggacatattgatcatatctagtaatgaagtgttaaccatgggtaacgcttctttgagtagtctcgttgggatgggatTTAAGAGACaagtagatggcttagctgaggatatctttaacattaattgttgaaggtctataggataaaagcagtctaagtatatgtcgggaatagtcgttctttctagtgGTCCTGTGTTtgaaggtgaaccgttagaagttgagggcaaaaggtgatagattttatctctaattgttataattttatcattaaagaagctcatgaaatCATCACTACTCATAGCTAGAgaaatagatggctcagtagagctgtgactatctgtcagcctggctacaatGCTGacaagaaaccttgggttgttcttattttcttctattagtgatgagtaatagtctgatctggcctttcttagggccttcctataggttttgagactttcttgccaatccaaacgagattcttccacttactttcgaggtttcgcgagatttgttgtaatttgcgagtttgggagttataccaaggtgctagttttctttgcttcatcatcttctttttgaggggagcaacagagtctaaggtcgtccataggcaggtcgtagcaccgtctacaaatgtatcaatttgagagggactgaggttaacatagatgttaaggcatgacatagagtcaaatgctgttggaatctcttccttaaatttagctatagcactgtcagataggcatctagtgtagacgtttttaatctaatttagtatagtcaggtagtaagaattcgaaagtaattaaagaatgatctgataataccgaattctgcggaaatattattaaatcctcaatttcaataccatatgccagcacaaggtcgagggtgtggttaaaacagtgtgtcgccttgtgcacactctgactgaaaccgattgaatctaacaatgagttgaaagcagtactaaggctgtcattgtcaacatccacatggatattaaaatcacctacaataagtactttgtctgatttaaggactaaacatgattaaaactctgagaattcagataaaagtTCAAAATatggacctggagccctgtaaataacaacgaatataattggttgtaatgttttccattttggatgttgaagattaagaacaagactttcaaacgagttataatttagctttggtttaggattaattaacaggcttgaatcaaagatggctgcaactccccctccttggcctgagcctctaggaatttgagtattaatatgactgggaggagtggcttcatttagactaacatattcttcatggcccagccaggtttcagtaagacaaaataaatcaattttattatctgatatcaagtcgtttaccaatactgctttagaagacagagatctaatatttaatagtacacatctaattttcctattttgttctatcgttgcagttgttttaattccaattaggttgttaaatATAgcacatcttttgtttacctttgatttaaccgatctgagtcgggggacagacaccgtgcttattagactatgagtgggcgactgctccaacggaagcacagaggggcgcgtagcactgcacctctgattactaatatcagacttgggttgtcatggtttatgaccgataatagactcggtcagattttttgatatgagagcggctctgtcccaggtgggatgaatgccgtctctctcaatcagaccaggctttccccagaacgccctccaattattcacatagcccacatcattagctggacacaaccccgacaaccagcggtggaaggatgacgtacggctgtacatttcatcgctggtcaggtttggcaggggttcacagaaaactactgagtccgacattgtctttgcgtatgcacaaagtgactcaacattaattttggtgatctccgatttacgaccattaccacgtaggtgaagtatgatcttactgtatttacggttctttttagccagcagctttagatgggtttctatatcgcccgctccagccccggggacacatatgaccatAGGTGCTGTAGCTGCTGGGGCCactggcttcacatatcgcagtatagagctcccaataaccagaattggcttctcagcggatgtatcactgagtagggagaaactgttagagaggcgaagatgctccggtttagagcgaccgtcatcatgtgcactccctggtttagatctaacACTACACTTctctcggacagtcacccactcgcccggctgctcagGGCCTGCCAgaggacagctagcagaagctacggaagctacagtatggtggcccgcattaactacatggtgctggctagctacggaagcatacgattctgattccatggtgcataggcgtgcctcaaactcactaagccttgcctccagagcagcgaatatactacatttattacatgtatcgttatcactaaaggaggcagaggaatagctaaacatttgacacacagagaaagagagagcaggagagggagaggaattagccattgctaagctaaagtagctaacagcgttttagCAACTGTAAGATCAGCGAGGCAGTCGCTGTAAGAGAAGCGAAGTATAAGTGTTTTAAgtagaacaattgtaattcaaatgcagtCCAGGCaaatacacaataaaacaataaagcagagttgagtaattttttgctggagcagcaaactacGTTTGTAACActggaacaccggaagtgacacaacacGCTTACCGTACACGTCAGCACGTCCAACAcgtttcacacttttttgttaaatacataattccacatgtgttcattcatagttttgatgccttcagtgagaatctacaatgtaaatagtcatgaaaataaaggaaacgcattgaatgagaaggtgtgtccaaacttttggcctgtactgtatgtatgtatatgtcatGTAATGCTGTGAAGGTAATCAACAGGATCTTATACTGGAATCTGAATTTGCCAATGAAGGGATGCAAAAATAGGTGTGATATGAGATCGGCGACTTGTTCTGGTTATAAATCTGGCAGCTGCATTTTGTACAAGTTGCGGCCGTtaagactgcaacacaaccccgcagaaTCCAAACCATTGTCAGAGCATTGTGTATGTGAGGTGTaaatgtagcaaaagatattcatttttaacCCAAAAATGTGCAATGTCAATGTAGCCTTACTTGGCCATTGAAGCTGATTCTTATTCTGTTCCAGTAaagctcctcctcttcctgttcACAGATATACACTGAGGACCGCACACGGGGTGATCAGAGAGATGCTCCACCTGGACATGTATCACCTGTTGGTGCTGCTGTGCAGCCCAGGTAGGACTCTGCTTTAAAGATAACatgttatttataatatttgtgATGATCTTGTAATCAGAGAACgaactgctctctctctcttacacacacacacacacacacacacacacacacacacacacacacacacacacacacacacacacacactcacacacacatacaaaattgGGAAAATAGATTAAACGATAAATCCTCGATGTTCAGTAAAGTTAGCAATGGTGTTCCACAAGGCTCTGTGCTTGGACCACTTCTATGTACATTgaatatgcttcctctaggcaatattgtTAGGAAACACTACATAGTTTCACTGTTGTGCAgatgatacccaattatatTTATTGATTAAGCCAGAAGAAACTTATCAGCTGGTTAATTTTTAAGTATGCAATAATTACAGAATAGGTGTGCTTAGTTAAAGATAATTACAGtatatgttttctttaaattccTCCCGAAAAGCAGACTAGTGTTCATTCACATTTAGTAAACTGGTAAAATGCAATCTGAGAGAGTTTGTTCTGTCCACGGTTGTGATCCAGTCATGCTCCTTTATACTGATGTTTACCTTCTTATTTTCTCCTCAGGACTCCAGGCTGAAGGAGAACACACCTCAACAggtacacagagacagaaaagagaaataaaaaaaaaacattaaagcagAATCAGCATTTACAGTTTCATCTTTTcctaattaaataaaattattttgctGATGACTCTCCTGTTTCTGTTCAGAGTCTGTCAGGTTGGTGGGAGGAGAGAGTCGCTGTACAGGAACACTGGAGGTGAAACATCGTGGAGAATGGAGACCAGTTGATGGCTCTGCCTGGACCCTGAAGACAGCAATTGCTGCCTGCAGAGAGTTGGACTGTGGCTCTGCTGTTTCTgtagaagagagaaaagagtcCTCAGTCAGATCTGTGTGGTGGATCAGGTCTGACTGTGTTCAGTTTGGATCTGCTCTGAGGGAGTGTGCATCATCATTGTCATCAGATTACTCTTCTTCCATCCTGTATCTCAACTGTTCAGGTAAACCCATCAGTGACATTATCTATGAATTCCTCTATGTACAGTAATGTGCCcaggttgacacacacacacacacacacacacacacacacacacacacacacacacacacacacacacacacacacacacacagacagacacacactgcagaAGCTAGAATGGCAGCAGATATGAAGGAGTCTGATGAGCTGCTGCCTCTTCAGTAAATCAACTGCAGATATATATCTGTAAATATGAAACATACACCAAGATATATATCTGTAGATATGAAACATATCTGCTGCTTCAAGAGTCCCCTCGGCCATTCTTCAGCTTGACAGCTTTCTGAGCCACTGGCTATCACCAGCAGGTTATTTTGTTGTCACCATAACAGGCACCAATAACTATTGGCAACAACAAGCAGCTCAGCTCAGTCAGGGGCTCATTTAAACTTGTCTCTGTGGAGAGCAAAGATTGTGGAGTATCTGAGCAGAAGGAACAGAACAGAAAAATctgcagatgatgatgatgtggtaTGTTTTGACTCACTTTGAAAGTTTTCAGAAATGGAAACCAACAGTTTGTGtcctaaatgtaaaaaaatatggaACGTTGCTGCAGTGTTATAAAGATGTGTTCTGTTGTTAATGATCAACGTCTGTTTGAACTGTGCTGAGTCCAGTTTGAATCACTGAATTGTTGTTTCATGACATCTTTTTATTCTGTTTggtgtcttttctctctctctctctattgtaTCTTCTATCATCTCTCCAGACTCTGTCAGGCTGGTGAATGGGACCAGTCTGTGCTCAGGCAGACTGGAGGTGAAGACTAACCAGTCTACCCAGCGctggtcctcagtgtgtgaagatGACTTTGACCAGCAGGATGCAGAGGTGGTCTGTAGGGAGCTGGGCTGTGGAGCTGCTTCAGTCCTCCAGGGGGCGCTCTATGGAGACGTGGAGGCTCCAATGAGGACCAAAGAGTTCCAGTGTGGAGGCCATGAGTCTGCTCTCCTGGACTGTAGAAGCTCAGGCTCAGATAGAAACACCTGCTCACCTGGAAAAGCTGTTGgactcacctgctcaggtaggagaggagctgcagctttGATTTGGTTAATTTCTGTTAATCACTTTTATCTTTTGCTGATTTTTCTGTTCAGAGCCTGTCAGGTTGGTGGGAGGAAACAGGCGCTGTGCAGGAACACTGGAGGTGAAACATCAGGGAGAATGGAGACCAGTGGATCACTATTTCTGGCCCAGGAAGGTAACAGCTGCTGCCTGCAGAGAGTTGGACTGTGGCTCTGCTGTTTCTgtagaagagaaagaagagtcCTCAGAGAGATCTGTGTGGTGGATCAGGTCTAACTGTGTTCAGTCTGGATCTGCTCTGAGGGAGTGTGCATCAGCATTTTCATCTTCTTCCATCCTGGATCTCACCTGCTTAGGTAAGCCCATCAGTGACCTTATCTACGACATCATCTATGACAGTATTGTACCCAGGTTGACCCACATGCGGCAGCTAGAATGGTAGCAGACTGTCTCCAGCAGCCATGATGGAGTCTGGTGAGCTGCTGCCTCAGTAAATCAGCTGCTGAATGCATCAAGATATATAGCTGTAGATATGAAACATGTCTGCTGCTTCAGGAGTCCCCTGGGCCAACTAGCCTGAAAGGACACAGTCGTTAGGTTGACAGCTTTCTGAGCCACTGGTTTTCACCAGCAGGTTCTTTGGTTGCTACCGTAACAGGCACCAATGACCTACTGGCCCCAACTTCGAGCAGCTCAGCTCAGCCGGGTGATCGTCAGTATCTCCACTCCCACAGTGTTCCTCACCCTGGGAAACTACTtcaaagagagagtccagaccctacccttttttattttagggATCATTTTCTAAACTGGTTTTTATTCTGGGTCACAAATCTTctgagaaaaataaaatcttcTGAGAAAAATAAGTTATAACGTTTAAACTCCACAAAAGATTGTGGAGTATCTGAGCAGAAGTAACAGCGCTGATCCCTTTTAAGACCCAAAAGCACTGAAGCGTTTACCACACGCGTTTTGATGTACGCCCATTGTTTTAAATGGCCGAACACGCACCAAAAGCTCAATCCCAAAAAATCAGTCATCTGTTGCGTGATTAAAAGTGATGCAGGGTTGACGGAAGTTTTACTACCCTGTCCATCAATGGAGAAAGTCTAACCCCCCCACTGACAGGGGTGTCTGTAACATACAAAACATCAGCCTAAATAGCGACCTTTTCCAAAATACTGCTGGTTCTGTGGTGTTGGTGTTTCAAATCTGATGCCTGCAGTGAGCCATAGAAGTATCAACTGAGGCTTTCAGTGCGTTTGGGCCTTAAGACtttattgatcttttttttttacttcactttATTCCAGAAAGGCACGTACACGTTATGGCAAATTAAATATTTGTCTTTCAATTATGATAGTTATTATCACTTAACTCCCGGTCCagtttcataatttttttcctTTGAGATCTTAGATTTCAGACATCCCAGCTAACAAAGAACATTCCCACAACATTGGCTAATGTTACCCAAAAGTTCTAATAATGTTTTAAAGGAAACGTTGTAATCTAATGTCCTCAGGACATTATAATGATattcaaaaatcaaaaaaatgttCTTAcctgtataatattattattatatattttcaaaaatgacaTCGTGCACACCTGTCAGTTtacagaaaagtgttcgtttacacaaACCCACGAACACGTGTATATATgctgtcaagagcatgccaaacctgtaggtgtcAGTGTAACAAAAAGCCCAGGCCCACTTTAGGCAATAAGAATcctgaaaatagcaacaacagcaacgaatcactttctctctcttctcttcctcacttccttgGCTGCCttaacctccgtttgtctcagtctACGTGCAAACATGCAAatgaagttttccaaaatctccactctggccggaggttttaaaaagactcgttttcagaggcgagTTCtctgtttgcgtgtaaacgaagggaaatgtctcagtttttcaaaataaccataaaCGGGGTATAAGacataacattttaaatgcaacATTCCTATGATGTTTTGGGGATGTTGTTGAGGTAACGATTATACAAGGTTCCAACAGTGTGATGTAGTGTATTTGGTAGCGATGGTGCATTGCTGTGTGGAGAGGAATCcgccgacactgtttcttgattataaaggtttattcacatccaagaaatcagcatcatgtacaagcTCTGCTGAGCTCGGAGAGGACCTGTTTCCCCGATTCTCTGATGGTCCTCTGACTTTCTTTGTTCGAACATGGTATATATtctataatgtgtgtaacatagatgggggaggaaacaatactttgaccaatggcttcatgccaactggcTCTGTCTTGGAGGGCCCACTGATAACGCATCccagatgtttccagagagATGTCTTCTGAAAGTAGAGTAAAGTTCATCCGAGGTCTCCTGTCAAATCTTAGATACCAGTCATAAATGTTCAGATAAAGCTTAAATACATGTTATATAGAATGATCAGATTAAATAGGATGACAATACACCTCAGTGACATAACAACAAAGGAagaacattttcaataaaacaTTCTGACAATGTTTTCAGGGTGTTATTGAGGCTTTAGGACCGAACATTTTCTATAAAACGCTGATGTAATGTGACATGTTATAAAAAGTAGGACATTCTACCTGCAACATCCTGACATTCTGAAATAGTTTTGGGGATGTTGTTGAAGTAACggattacaaaatgttttttttataaaacattcTAACGATGTTTCATAATAACAAAGGAAGGACGTTGTCAATAAAACAGGATGTTAACAGGGCCTCAAAACGTTTTTAGAAACGTTCCTGTGATGTGATGTGTTACAAAGTTAGAACATTCTACCTGCAACATTCCAATGTGGTTTTGGGAATGTTGACTAAGTAACCAAttacaaaatgtttgtttaaaacatTCCCACAATGTGACATAATAACAAAGAACATTCTCGTATTCTTGATGAAAGTCAAAGTCTATAGGCTATCTATAGgttaaatatgtttaaaaatgtttttgcaatTCTATCTGATCATTTTTATCATTCAGTCTCTTTTGCTTTTGTAATCTCTAGAGCTGCTGTAATGTTAAACTACAGTAGTCTAATTTAAAGGAAATTTTGTAATCTAATGTTCTGAGAACGTTTTAAGGatgtttaatttttcttttctttttttaattcttataacgttaaatgttaaattaagaCATAACATTTTAACTGCAACATTCAAAGGATGTTTTCAGCACCAAATATTATGTTACATGATAACAGAGGAAGATCATTCTCAAAGTGACATTCAGGAAATGTTTTGAGGATATTAATTAGGCCTCATAttacagaatgtttttttataaacatt from Perca fluviatilis chromosome 20, GENO_Pfluv_1.0, whole genome shotgun sequence encodes the following:
- the LOC120548630 gene encoding soluble scavenger receptor cysteine-rich domain-containing protein SSC5D-like — protein: MLHLDMYHLLVLLCSPGLQAEGEHTSTESVRLVGGESRCTGTLEVKHRGEWRPVDGSAWTLKTAIAACRELDCGSAVSVEERKESSVRSVWWIRSDCVQFGSALRECASSLSSDYSSSILYLNCSDSVRLVNGTSLCSGRLEVKTNQSTQRWSSVCEDDFDQQDAEVVCRELGCGAASVLQGALYGDVEAPMRTKEFQCGGHESALLDCRSSGSDRNTCSPGKAVGLTCSEPVRLVGGNRRCAGTLEVKHQGEWRPVDHYFWPRKVTAAACRELDCGSAVSVEEKEESSERSVWWIRSNCVQSGSALRECASAFSSSSILDLTCLDPSDPSDPSDPSAPPDPSDPSDPLDPPDPSPDPSSAPPDPPDPSYPPDPSPDPSSAPPDPSDPSAPPDPPDPSPDPSSAPSDPSDPPDPSPDPSSAPPDPSAPSAPPDPPDPSPDPSSAPPDPSAPSAPPDPPDPSPDPSSAPPDPSAPSAPPDPPDPSPDPSSAPPDPSDPPDPSDPPDPSPDPSSAPTDPSDPSPDPSDLSDSLDPSDPSHRRPFIIGVVVFSLTLLLVITALYFYCKASRGQKPDRQNIELCENNLGVPEAGGGLTDGGSRVAPPHLTSRKF